A single genomic interval of Tursiops truncatus isolate mTurTru1 chromosome 16, mTurTru1.mat.Y, whole genome shotgun sequence harbors:
- the NKX1-2 gene encoding NK1 transcription factor-related protein 2: MLAWQDGGAKAAPSHHKISFSVLDILDPQKFTRAALPAVRPAPREAKKSLAEAEARKDSSRDPARQRETPDAAGRGAGLASPLEGSEAEEAEDEDLEDAGRRQLRERTARLQEARTRSPEARAAASAAGESSAGGLAGSPGSPRPRRRRSEPSCSKPRRARTAFTYEQLVALENKFRATRYLSVCERLNLALSLSLTETQVKIWFQNRRTKWKKQNPGAEGAAQAGVGAPQPGTSAGAGGGGGGSGGAGASPSQLGPAAHPFQTFPSYSAANVLFPAAASFPLTAAAARGSFAPFLGPSYLTPFYAPHL; encoded by the exons ATGCTGGCATGGCAGGACGGCGGGGCCAAGGCGGCTCCCTCCCACCACAAAATCTCCTTCTCGGTTCTGGACATCCTGGACCCTCAGAAATTCACCCGCGCTGCGCTCCCAGCCGTGCGCCCTGCTCCCCGGGAAGCCAAGAAAAGTTTGGCAGAGGCCGAAGCAAGGAAGGACTCCAGCCGAGACCCGGCCCGGCAGCGAGAGACGCCTG ATGCTGCGGGCCGAGGCGCCGGCTTGGCGTCCCCCCTGGAGGGCTCTGAGGCGGAGGAGGCGGAGGACGAGGACTTGGAGGACGCAGGGCGGCGGCAGCTGCGGGAGCGGACTGCGCGCCTGCAGGAGGCCCGGACGCGCTCCCCCGAGGCCCGGGCCGCGGCATCGGCGGCGGGAGAGAGCAGCGCGGGCGGCCTCGCGGGCTCCCCGGGCTCCCCGCGGCCCCGGCGCCGGCGCTCAGAGCCCAGCTGCTCCAAGCCGCGGCGCGCGCGCACCGCCTTCACGTACGAGCAGCTGGTGGCCTTGGAGAACAAGTTCCGGGCCACGCGCTACCTGTCTGTGTGCGAGCGCCTGAACCTCGCGCTATCGCTTAGCCTCACTGAGACGCAGGTCAAAATTTGGTTCCAGAACCGCAGGACCAAGTGGAAGAAGCAGAACCCCGGCGCTGAAGGCGCGGCGCAGGCGGGAGTTGGCGCGCCCCAGCCTGGGACTTCGGcgggggcgggcggcggcggcggtggcagCGGCGGCGCGGGGGCCAGCCCGAGTCAGCTGGGCCCGGCCGCGCATCCTTTCCAGACTTTCCCCTCCTACTCGGCGGCCAACGTCCTCTTCCCGGCCGCCGCCTCCTTCCCGCTGACGGCCGCCGCCGCCAGGGGCTCCTTTGCGCCCTTCCTCGGGCCCTCCTACCTGACCCCTTTCTACGCCCCACATCTATGA